Proteins encoded together in one Leucoraja erinacea ecotype New England chromosome 30, Leri_hhj_1, whole genome shotgun sequence window:
- the LOC129711675 gene encoding complement C1q subcomponent subunit C-like yields the protein MESNCISLMLLLTVLGALVSGLETASGIPGIPGSHGVPGMSGKDGRDGPKGAKGDPGPSVSAGGLEESGDKGDPGIKGPIGKRGRRGPSGNKGDPGIMGVIGEKGKSGDYKSTLKSAFSAKRKVYTYPPRDSPIKFTDILSNDQNHYDSSTGKFTCHISGYYYFVYHATSNNNLCVNMNKNGETITSFCSHGDFVQVSSGGLVLHLQVSDKVWLEATVYNALMGQRNHDSVFSGFLLFPD from the exons ATGGAATCCAATTGTATTTCTCTGATGCTGCTGCTAACAGTGCTGGGTGCATTGGTATCAGGTTTAGAAACGGCCTCTGGAATTCCTGGGATACCTGGGAGTCATGGAGTACCAGGAATGTCTGGCAAAGATGGCCGAGATGGCCCGAAAGGAGCAAAAGGAGATCCAG GGCCCTCTGTTTCGGCTGGTGGTCTGGAGGAAAGCGGTGACAAGGGCGATCCAGGAATCAaggggccgattgggaaaaggggacgcAGAGGACCATCAGGCAACAAAGGAGACCCAGGCATCATGGGTGTAAtaggggagaagggaaaatcaggaGACTACAAGAGCACTTTGAAATCTGCGTTTTCTGCAAAAAGGAAAGTGTATACATACCCACCACGAGACAGCCCCATCAAATTTACTGATATCCTGTCTAATGACCAGAACCACTACGACAGTAGCACAGGAAAGTTCACCTGCCACATATCAGGCTACTATTACTTTGTGTACCACGCGACCTCAAATAACAACCTGTGCGTTAACATGAATAAGAACGGAGAGACGATAACTAGCTTCTGTAGTCATGGGGATTTCGTTCAGGTCAGTTCAGGAGGCCTTGTGCTTCATTTGCAGGTCAGTGACAAGGTTTGGCTTGAAGCAACTGTGTACAACGCCTTAATGGGACAAAGAAATCATGACAGTGTCTTTAGTGGGTTTCTTCTCTTTCCGGATTAA